The following are encoded in a window of Lacinutrix sp. WUR7 genomic DNA:
- a CDS encoding Maf-like protein, which yields MLKEKLKNYNLILASASPRRQKFFSDLDLDFTIQLKPVVEEYPKKLRHFEITDYLAQLKALPFKADLQAKNILVTSDTIVWQNEKALGKPRDRDEAFQILKALSNATHEVITSVCFTTTNSQKTVSNVTKVTFKELTDDEINYYLDHYKPYDKAGAYGIQDWIGYIAITKIEGSHYNVMGLPLHLVYQTLLEIVN from the coding sequence ATGCTAAAAGAAAAACTTAAAAATTACAATCTGATTCTTGCTTCTGCTTCACCTAGAAGACAGAAATTTTTCTCAGATCTAGATCTAGATTTTACTATTCAATTAAAACCCGTTGTTGAAGAATACCCTAAGAAACTTCGTCATTTTGAAATCACAGATTATCTAGCACAACTAAAGGCCCTTCCTTTTAAAGCCGATTTACAAGCCAAAAATATTTTGGTAACTAGTGATACTATTGTTTGGCAAAACGAAAAAGCATTAGGAAAACCTAGAGATAGAGACGAAGCTTTTCAAATATTAAAAGCCTTAAGCAATGCAACACATGAAGTTATTACATCCGTTTGTTTTACGACTACAAATTCGCAAAAAACAGTAAGTAATGTTACTAAAGTTACCTTTAAAGAATTAACCGATGACGAAATTAATTACTATCTAGACCATTATAAACCTTATGATAAAGCTGGTGCTTACGGCATACAAGACTGGATTGGCTATATCGCAATTACTAAAATTGAAGGTTCTCATTATAATGTGATGGGTTTACCCCTTCATTTAGTGTATCAAACATTATTAGAAATTGTAAACTAA
- a CDS encoding mechanosensitive ion channel family protein: MKDFFTTYNDQLINSLILLGVFIIIWMIQKISIRKIGRKSGINDARIHLIIRYSSVTLFFVFALILAFIFGAQLEELALVFSSVFAVIGIALFAIWSILSNITSGVIMFFSFPYKVGDKIQIHDKDFPIVAIIEDIRAFQLHLRQDNGDLVTYPNNLILQKAVTLLQKDAIEDFEHGSDLI; encoded by the coding sequence ATGAAAGATTTTTTTACCACATATAACGACCAATTAATTAATTCCTTAATTCTATTAGGAGTCTTTATAATTATTTGGATGATTCAGAAAATTTCTATTCGTAAAATCGGAAGAAAATCTGGCATCAATGATGCGCGTATTCATTTAATTATTAGATATTCTTCGGTTACATTATTCTTTGTTTTCGCACTTATTTTAGCTTTTATTTTTGGTGCGCAATTAGAAGAACTGGCACTAGTATTTTCTTCTGTTTTTGCAGTTATTGGTATTGCTTTATTTGCAATTTGGTCTATTTTAAGCAATATTACTTCTGGAGTAATTATGTTTTTCTCTTTTCCGTATAAAGTAGGTGATAAAATTCAAATACACGATAAAGATTTTCCAATAGTAGCCATTATTGAAGACATTAGAGCGTTTCAATTACACCTTAGACAAGACAATGGTGATTTGGTAACGTACCCTAATAATCTCATTTTGCAGAAGGCCGTTACCCTATTACAAAAAGATGCTATTGAAGATTTTGAACACGGCTCTGACCTTATCTAA
- a CDS encoding Rossmann-like and DUF2520 domain-containing protein — MINVVLLGAGNVATHLFKAFTNAEEVTVKQWYNRNLRTIEKHKNKVAITDNLEDLVAADIYILAVSDDAVADLSSQLPFENRLVVHTSGSVSLYAIDKKHKRGVFYPLQTFSKAANVDFSDVPLCLEALKNKEDLPILKKLAKAIGSQPHKVNSDQRAALHLAAVFVNNFTNQIYRLAHEITESQGAEFEILKPLIKETARKLDEVSPFLAQTGPAKRNDKKTIKKHLKALTDEHHKDVYELLTKSIQQTHGTFTKPKAKPNKK, encoded by the coding sequence ATGATTAACGTAGTATTACTTGGTGCAGGAAATGTAGCAACCCACTTATTTAAAGCTTTTACAAATGCGGAAGAAGTAACTGTAAAACAATGGTATAATAGAAACCTAAGAACCATTGAAAAGCATAAAAACAAAGTTGCAATTACAGATAATTTAGAGGATTTAGTAGCAGCAGACATTTACATTTTAGCCGTAAGTGACGATGCTGTCGCCGATTTATCTTCACAACTTCCGTTTGAAAACAGATTAGTGGTGCATACTTCTGGTAGTGTTAGCTTATATGCTATTGACAAAAAACACAAACGTGGTGTTTTCTATCCGTTACAAACGTTTAGCAAAGCTGCTAATGTCGATTTTTCAGATGTTCCTTTGTGTTTAGAAGCTTTAAAAAACAAAGAAGATCTTCCTATCTTGAAAAAATTAGCAAAAGCAATTGGTAGTCAACCACATAAAGTGAATAGCGATCAACGTGCTGCCTTACATTTGGCTGCTGTTTTTGTGAATAATTTCACCAATCAGATTTACAGACTAGCACATGAAATCACAGAATCTCAAGGTGCAGAATTTGAAATATTAAAACCCTTAATTAAAGAAACAGCTAGAAAGCTAGACGAAGTTTCTCCTTTTCTAGCACAAACTGGTCCTGCAAAACGCAACGACAAAAAGACAATAAAAAAACATTTAAAAGCGCTAACTGATGAACATCATAAAGACGTTTACGAGTTGCTAACTAAATCAATACAACAAACACATGGCACTTTCACTAAACCGAAAGCGAAGCCAAATAAAAAATAA
- a CDS encoding HAD family hydrolase yields MEDKSYKEYLNQITTFIFDVDGVLTDGTVTVTTDGEMLRTMNIKDGYALKTAVDKGYHVCIISGGSNEGVRKRLENLGLTDIYLGAHNKIEQLNDYLEKHSLKLENALYMGDDIPDYPVMQLVGLPACPQDAVPEIKAISKYISHKNGGKGAVRDVIEQVLKVQGKWNGSFDAKYD; encoded by the coding sequence ATGGAAGACAAAAGCTATAAAGAATACCTAAACCAAATCACTACATTTATTTTTGATGTAGACGGCGTACTTACAGACGGAACCGTAACGGTTACCACAGATGGCGAAATGCTAAGAACCATGAACATCAAAGATGGTTATGCTTTAAAAACTGCTGTAGATAAAGGGTATCATGTATGTATTATTTCTGGTGGAAGTAATGAAGGCGTTAGAAAACGTTTAGAAAACTTAGGTCTTACTGACATTTATCTTGGCGCACATAATAAAATTGAGCAGCTTAACGATTACCTAGAAAAGCATAGCTTAAAATTAGAAAATGCTTTATACATGGGAGATGACATTCCGGATTACCCAGTTATGCAATTAGTTGGCCTACCTGCTTGTCCGCAAGATGCTGTTCCAGAAATCAAAGCTATTTCGAAGTATATTTCACACAAAAACGGAGGAAAAGGTGCTGTTCGTGATGTTATTGAGCAAGTACTAAAAGTACAAGGAAAATGGAATGGTAGCTTTGATGCGAAGTATGACTAG
- a CDS encoding group III truncated hemoglobin, with translation MNKSDINTREDIFLLVSNFYKKVRKEETLGPFFNETITDWEAHLEHLTTFWETSLFMTRKLEKKYRGNPLEAHVRVDKKFNHTIDNLHFGIWLNLWYQTLDEMFEGEIADNAKRRARKMGTFMYMNIFAARGKE, from the coding sequence ATGAATAAATCCGATATAAATACGCGAGAAGATATCTTTTTGTTAGTTTCTAATTTTTATAAAAAAGTTAGGAAAGAGGAAACACTTGGCCCGTTTTTTAATGAAACCATTACAGATTGGGAAGCACATTTGGAACACTTGACTACTTTTTGGGAAACGAGTCTTTTTATGACTCGAAAATTAGAAAAGAAATATCGTGGAAATCCGTTAGAAGCACATGTTAGAGTAGACAAGAAATTTAACCATACTATAGATAATCTACACTTTGGTATTTGGTTAAATTTATGGTATCAAACTTTAGACGAAATGTTTGAAGGGGAAATTGCAGATAATGCAAAACGAAGAGCCAGAAAAATGGGCACTTTTATGTATATGAATATTTTTGCTGCACGAGGAAAGGAGTAA
- a CDS encoding geranylgeranylglycerol-phosphate geranylgeranyltransferase, which yields MQSILKLIRWKNLIMIALVQLLIKYALFEPFGVTITLNGIGISVLILATLCLAAAGNIINDIYDVETDLVNKPERVIVGKTISEKTAYNLFFALNIIGVGLGFYLSHVVGKSPFFTLFVIISALLYIYASYLKQLPFIGNIVISALVALSLIIVSIFDLLPAITPSNKEAQLTFFKIVLDYALFAFIINLIREMVKDMEDIDGDYKAQMNTLPIAIGRDRANKIIFILSLIPIVAVIFYITNFLYKQEIAVAYFLILVVAPLIYISIKLFSAKTKKEYSHISIILKLVMLFGMLSMLLYPLILK from the coding sequence ATGCAAAGTATTTTAAAACTCATTCGCTGGAAAAACTTAATCATGATTGCCTTGGTGCAATTATTAATTAAATATGCGCTTTTCGAGCCTTTTGGAGTAACCATTACATTAAACGGCATAGGTATTTCGGTTTTAATTTTAGCTACATTATGTTTGGCTGCTGCAGGAAACATTATAAATGACATTTATGATGTAGAAACCGACTTAGTAAACAAACCAGAACGCGTAATTGTTGGTAAAACCATTTCAGAAAAAACAGCCTATAACTTGTTTTTCGCGCTTAATATTATTGGTGTTGGACTTGGCTTTTACTTGTCGCATGTGGTTGGTAAAAGTCCGTTTTTCACCTTATTCGTGATTATTTCAGCACTACTTTACATTTATGCTTCCTATTTAAAACAACTGCCTTTTATTGGCAATATTGTGATTTCTGCTTTAGTCGCTTTAAGCTTAATTATTGTCAGTATTTTTGATTTACTTCCTGCGATTACCCCTTCCAATAAAGAAGCTCAATTAACTTTTTTTAAAATTGTTCTAGACTACGCTCTTTTCGCATTTATTATAAATCTTATTCGCGAAATGGTTAAAGACATGGAAGATATTGATGGAGATTACAAAGCACAGATGAACACATTGCCCATTGCTATTGGAAGAGATCGAGCGAATAAAATCATCTTTATTCTTTCATTAATCCCTATAGTTGCTGTTATATTTTACATCACTAATTTTTTATATAAACAAGAAATTGCTGTTGCTTACTTCCTAATACTCGTAGTAGCTCCCCTGATTTATATTAGTATAAAACTGTTTTCAGCAAAAACAAAAAAAGAATATTCACATATTAGTATTATATTAAAACTTGTTATGCTTTTCGGAATGCTTTCCATGCTACTTTATCCTTTAATTTTAAAATAA
- a CDS encoding PIG-L family deacetylase has translation MRKLLLYFFISFFTNSSLLAQQPKKPNASQIFESIKKLNFLGSVLYVAAHPDDENTRLISYMANHVKARTAYLSLTRGDGGQNLIGPEIRELLGVIRTQELLTARNIDGGEQRFTRANDFGYSKHPDETLAIWNKEEVLSDVVLAIRQFKPDVIINRFDHRTPGKTHGHHTSSAILSLEAFDITNDNTKYTNQLKDTGLWQAQRVFFNTSWWFYGSQEKFDKADKSKLLHFDIGEYYASSGLSNTEIASLSRSQHKSQGFGNTGTRGSQMEYIELIKGEMPSDPSNVFEGIDTTWNRVKGGTAIGNILYQVEKDYDFTNPSASIPELLKAYQLIEKLEDTHWKNIKSEEIKNLIYNCAGLYLEAVAESNHATANEMVNLNIELINRAAENVQLKTLQINNDASILETQVLAKNEKVALKKSFTVNANQEPTTPYWLTKKGTLGMYQVDDKSLIGKPETPRYFNVTFGLSINNIAISFTKPIIYKTNDPVKGEVYKPFEIISEASAKIAEKVIIFENDKQKEIPVIIKAGKDNLEGYVEIAHPKDWSVFPEKQKISIAYKGQEQTLIFTVIPPKNQSEGLITPMVHVGENTYTKELIEIDYDHIPFQTVLLPSESKVVRLDIQKRGENIAYIEGAGDVVPESLQQIGYNVVTINPEDINAETLSRFDAVVVGIRAYNTVETLKFKQQALFDFVANGGNMIVQYNTNHRLKTEEIAPYSLALSRDRVTDENAKVTLLEPNHKLLNFPNKITEKDFEGWTQERGLYFPNKWSKEFTPILSMHDKGESAKKGSLLVAKHGKGYYIYTGLSFFREFPAGVSGAYRLFANMLSIGKENMNTENAIKN, from the coding sequence ATGCGCAAGCTACTACTCTATTTTTTCATTTCTTTTTTCACCAATTCCAGCTTACTAGCACAACAACCTAAAAAACCAAATGCTTCTCAAATTTTTGAATCTATAAAAAAACTAAATTTCTTAGGATCTGTTTTATATGTTGCCGCGCATCCAGATGACGAAAACACACGTTTAATCTCGTATATGGCAAACCATGTAAAAGCAAGAACAGCATACTTATCGCTAACTCGTGGTGACGGCGGACAAAATCTTATTGGTCCAGAAATAAGAGAACTTCTTGGGGTAATTAGAACACAAGAATTACTTACTGCAAGAAATATAGATGGCGGCGAACAACGTTTTACAAGAGCAAACGATTTTGGCTACTCCAAACACCCAGACGAAACTTTGGCTATTTGGAATAAAGAAGAAGTGTTAAGCGATGTCGTTTTGGCAATTCGTCAATTTAAACCAGACGTTATTATTAATCGTTTTGACCACAGAACACCAGGAAAAACGCATGGTCACCATACCAGTTCGGCCATATTGAGCTTAGAGGCTTTTGATATTACTAATGATAATACGAAGTACACCAACCAACTAAAAGATACTGGTTTGTGGCAAGCACAACGTGTGTTTTTTAATACTTCATGGTGGTTTTATGGAAGTCAAGAAAAATTTGACAAAGCAGATAAAAGCAAACTCCTACATTTTGATATTGGCGAATACTACGCTTCTAGCGGATTGAGTAATACCGAAATTGCTTCACTAAGTAGAAGTCAGCATAAATCACAAGGTTTTGGAAACACAGGTACTCGTGGTAGCCAAATGGAATATATAGAATTGATTAAAGGCGAAATGCCTTCCGATCCATCGAATGTTTTTGAAGGAATTGATACCACATGGAATCGTGTTAAAGGAGGAACAGCAATAGGAAACATTTTATACCAAGTAGAAAAAGATTACGATTTTACAAACCCTTCTGCTTCCATCCCTGAATTATTAAAAGCATATCAATTAATTGAAAAATTAGAAGATACCCATTGGAAGAATATTAAATCGGAAGAAATTAAAAACCTCATCTATAATTGTGCAGGATTATACCTAGAAGCCGTTGCAGAAAGCAATCATGCAACAGCAAACGAAATGGTTAATTTAAATATAGAACTTATTAATAGAGCTGCTGAAAATGTACAATTAAAAACGTTACAGATTAATAACGACGCTTCCATTTTAGAAACGCAAGTTTTAGCTAAAAATGAAAAAGTAGCACTTAAAAAATCTTTTACTGTAAATGCTAACCAAGAACCAACAACGCCATATTGGTTAACAAAAAAAGGAACACTTGGCATGTATCAAGTAGATGATAAAAGTCTGATAGGTAAACCAGAAACTCCTCGTTATTTTAATGTTACTTTTGGTTTAAGCATAAACAATATTGCTATTAGTTTTACAAAACCTATTATATACAAAACCAACGACCCAGTAAAAGGAGAAGTATACAAACCGTTTGAAATCATATCTGAAGCTTCCGCAAAAATTGCAGAAAAAGTAATCATTTTTGAAAATGACAAGCAAAAAGAAATCCCTGTAATTATTAAAGCAGGAAAAGATAACCTAGAAGGTTATGTAGAAATTGCACATCCAAAAGATTGGAGTGTTTTTCCGGAAAAGCAAAAAATATCCATAGCCTATAAAGGTCAAGAACAAACATTAATATTTACAGTTATTCCTCCTAAAAATCAAAGCGAAGGATTAATAACGCCGATGGTACATGTTGGAGAAAACACATACACCAAAGAGCTTATAGAAATAGACTACGATCATATTCCATTTCAAACGGTTTTATTACCAAGCGAAAGCAAAGTAGTACGTTTAGACATTCAGAAAAGAGGAGAAAACATTGCATATATTGAAGGTGCTGGAGATGTGGTTCCAGAAAGCTTACAGCAAATTGGTTATAACGTAGTTACTATTAATCCAGAAGACATTAATGCTGAAACATTAAGTAGGTTTGATGCTGTAGTTGTTGGTATTAGAGCATACAACACGGTAGAAACTTTAAAATTTAAACAACAAGCTTTGTTTGATTTTGTCGCTAATGGCGGAAACATGATTGTGCAATACAACACCAACCATAGATTAAAAACAGAGGAAATTGCTCCGTATTCTTTAGCGCTTTCTCGAGATCGTGTAACCGACGAAAATGCCAAAGTAACCTTACTAGAACCAAATCATAAGTTACTTAATTTTCCGAATAAAATAACGGAAAAAGATTTTGAAGGCTGGACGCAAGAACGCGGTTTATATTTTCCAAACAAATGGTCTAAAGAGTTCACTCCTATTCTATCGATGCATGACAAAGGAGAATCTGCAAAAAAAGGAAGTTTACTAGTCGCAAAACATGGCAAAGGATATTATATATACACAGGATTAAGTTTCTTTAGAGAGTTTCCTGCTGGAGTTTCTGGCGCATATCGACTTTTTGCTAATATGTTAAGTATTGGGAAAGAAAATATGAATACTGAAAACGCAATAAAAAACTAA